A segment of the Candidatus Protochlamydia naegleriophila genome:
TAAAATTTCAAAAACGACAGCTCAAGCTTCCCAATCAGACTCTTATGCTTTGGCCAAAGCACCTACCCAGCAGCCAGCCAAAGTAAGCCACTCAAAGAGTCCACATGCTTGCAACGACCATTGCTCTCATACATTACAGCGCAAGCCTCATAGCAAAACGCGCATCATCATCAAGTATGATGTAGGTTTCAATAACCAGTTATACATTCGGGGCAAAGGGGCCCATTTAAGCTGGGAAAAA
Coding sequences within it:
- a CDS encoding CBM20 domain-containing protein, whose product is MLTKKDSPKNTPKMTKISKTTAQASQSDSYALAKAPTQQPAKVSHSKSPHACNDHCSHTLQRKPHSKTRIIIKYDVGFNNQLYIRGKGAHLSWEKGQPLKNVKADEWVWETEAQFSQCEFKVLINDADYESGENHLINCGSSVIYTPHFH